CACTTTTTCTCCCCTTTGTGTATGATTAAAAAAGTGaaaccaaatgaaaaataaagaagaataaCAAGAAGCACAATAATATTAGCAAAAGAAACAATTACATGAAGATGTCCATACAAAATAGAATTTCAAAAtagtttaaaacattaaaaattaacaaaacatgaaGTGTTCAAATTCTAATACTTAAAGGAAGCAACATCTACCGTAACATTTTTCACAAATATGAGTCATTCATTCTCTCCGTAAGAGTAAACAAAGCGAGTAAACAATATGTAAAGACAATAATACAACATAGTTTTTAagaaattgtaattaattaatgcaggaataataaaaaaaatgctaactaataatattgaaacacaaaataataaataattaaattaaattaggtggattggtgagccgggttggctcaccacgggttcaacccagTGAGCCGAGTTttaagtgagccgggttgaaaagtagcccgcataaaaaaattgtacttttttcaaatccaacccgactcaaacccgtggtgaatCGGGTTGGCTCGCAAGTTACAacccatttttattttgacagcACCAGTTATAATTGTGATTCTAATCTTGAAGTCAACTACTATATccttaaacaaattataaattttaactacaagaaaaaatattttttgtaatattgatTTAGACAAGGCAATTATccatatttaacataaaatttataacacaaaaaatattataagtgaacaaatatcaataatgttgataaaaaaaatttgaataacataattcattcataaataaaacatactaaagaattttttttttatccaaaatgTTCTCTTtaccatattttttaattgaatactaatatttattcatatccaaatttatttatacatcTAGTTATAAAaacaggaagaagaaaaaatagaaaagatacATGTAGATAGAGTGGATTGGTTAGCAAAGTAATGAAACTAAACCCTAGTTGCCAAAACATGTGAGAGAAGATGAAGTCATGACGAGTAAAGAAGCGCATAGAGACATGATAACGatttaaaataccgttatctgtgatgtaattttgatactaaaagcaacctttttcacttagaaacttgcttggactcatgctttttcattaagttgtgtgaataagagagttgaggttgaatttaatgattttatgactaattccctttgttttgatagaaaatgagttagtACAGGAAACAGAGATGAAGTGCAAAGGATATAGATCtcagaaaggcctagaaaagcaccagaagaggGAACCACACAAAGCTTGGGCGAGCTGCAGGAGGCTTGGGCATGGAAAAATCGACATtcgccgcccgggcgccctcctAGGCCGCTCGGGCGACGAACCCCGAAGCTTGGGCGaaattgaaggctcaagccctaTGGAAGTCGACATCCACCGCCCTGGCGCCCTACATGGGGCGCCCGAGCATCGCACGTTGCTAATCCGGCCCAGTTTTTGTTCTGTTTCaactcttttggaccgggccctgtttctattcttttccaactttatttaaaggacctaggcgctctaggttttgtatctctggctggagcaacacaacagcacactcttctactctctaaaggcggatctggaggcgggagcttcctcttctactcttagggttttactatctcatgcttttccattgttcatatagtttctccatgtctatggggaactaaactctatttgttgttggggaatgatgtaacattgtgaactctcatgtatttgaattgattcttaatttatatgctttattcattatttgttagggaattcatctatttctaatgcttgctctatttaactcatttagtgcatgatttatgaattgcatgagtgccgggaggttccttacaattcaagttcttgttgaattctcccaagggtaatatttctcagggatgagggtatgagtacttggtcgtcttaagctcttgatcttcagacttaattctctaggaatgctaggaattgcacgaactaggaattaaggcaggcttattgcgccaagggattgggttctaagtactttagtgagtgatgttaacattaatgaataaagaggaattcttatatacatgagagggaacttggtgaaatctaaccccaacaacatattcatctcatattaaacaacattcgttcatctttgtgttactactattgatcaatttgcattcatatttaattttctgtcttagCATTtcaaaccaatgatctcgtttattttaagtcttaattaattgagttatcacacaattgtttagtgtcgagagtcttttgggatacgatacttggtcttaccattttatattacttgtgcgatttggtacacttgccaatctaTCAACAAGACACAACTAAGAGAGTATGAAGATAAATGTATGTATGAGATATTTGAAACCACACATCAAAATTAGATGGAGCCACGCGTCAATTAACTTATGTAATCATGCATTTGCATTATGGAGTCATTATTTGATTTGCAATTTATTTAAAGAGATATACTTTTATATCGATAAATTTTgtatacatttatttaacatgtttttttaaaaaaaaatacaaaaatttacttatgaccattttactattataatatatgtcaaataaatataaaaatattttaccatATCATGACTGTAAGGATCGAGAAATTcagagaaagtggaggaagcCAAGTGTATGCAGCTGATTGAACCGAACGGTTTTTGTGGTAGTATATAAGCAAAAAGTTCAAAATCTCGTtcattctctgcatgcacttCTTCTTTCCAAATTTCTGaattctcttttctcttccttctctctacaaattctctctagaaattctcACTTTTTCTTCAACTGATCATCCATCATGCTGTGCCTGAGCTTTCCTAGTGTCAAGAGTTTCTCTTTTCATCGATGAAGTTGTTGTTTTGGAGTTGGTAAGTTCAATTCCTTCGTCCTTTGAGGTTCCTAAATTTTCTAGTACATGCAAGTATTGTTCATCTTGCATGTGTTAATCAACTACTCCTCTGAATCTGTTTTCTGCCTTTGATCCTCTGGTTGGTTCCTTTTCACCGATCAGAAATTTGTAGGCTGCCTTAGAAGTTACTTGCGGGTTAGGCAAGACTATGGAAGTGTAGAATTTGTCCGGTTCattcgaggtaagggaagctagttaatttaattgtgatTTCCTATGTATGAAATTACTGTTTGGATGGTTGCATGTGTGTAACttgaatgtttgattgaattgtgttGAATTTGTGAATGTTGGAACCTGTGAACTGGTTGGAGTTTCTCTGCATAAGTGTTCGGTTTATTCTAATCTTAAGACAGTGAGTATGTGAATATGatagtttggggttgggagtgAAATCTGGTATGGGACTCTTTGGGATGATGTTAGACCGATTTTAGGTGTCTTTGTATAGGCTTAAAATGGTATATGAATCATgtttggaggattagaagttgggaagtGGTAGGAATTGGTGAAGATAGTGGTTGATCATAATACTGCAGctattctgcagaattatgtagaTCGCCGAGTGTCATTCAGTGAACATTCGGCTTTCTTcttgtgttcggtcttaactgagttctaCTTCTGTAGAGCTTTTCAGTTAATGAACGATCGGTCTTGTGCTAGTATTCTGTTTTAGTCATAGCAATCGTTCTTAGTAAGGTGTGAGATTTCTTAGTAGCGATCGATCTTAGTGGGTTGTGGGATCTCTTAGTAGCAatcggtcttagtgggttgtgtggtctcttagtagcgatcgtTATTAGCGggttgtgtggtctcttagtagcgatcggtcttagtgggtgtgtggtctcttagtagcaCTCGTTCTTGTACTAGTGCTCGACCTCGTACTTGTATTCGGTCTTAACTGTGTTCGGCCTCTCATGGGCCTTACCTGTTATTGATCGTTCAGTGATATTTTAGCAATCAGTATCAACTCTAAGTGTTCGGCTTAAACTATAGGTGTTTGGCCTAAGCCATAGGCGTTCGGTCTAAACTTAATACTTGGTATGGTGGTAGTATTCGGTCATGTTGTGGTACTCGTAATCCTCTAGTTATGGGTTAGTAATAGTGCTCGGCCTTCTCTTCGGCTATATCTATTATTGATCGGTCGGTCCTGTTCTTTAGGTAGTGAGAGAGCGATCGGTCTCCAACATTCATAgggtgttcggtcttgttcataTATATTTGGTTATTTCTGTTCGGCTTATATTTATTCCAATGTGTTAGGATAATTAATTGTTCCAATTGCTTTGATGGCTGATGTATGGATTATCATAAGGGTGTCAAATTGAAAGTATGGTACGATGTTCCAACtggtatgaaagagaattccaaggaggaatgtctcagttaTTGGTTATCAAGGTGGTtctaaagtatgaatatggatatcGTGCTAAGTTGTcgttcatcctgaaattctaCGATTACTATTCTCACAAAGAGAGGTAATTCATTTGTGAGAATATCAGGAGGTCCTTTAACCTCAGGGTATCGAGGTAAACATCACTTGATTAACCTTGGGTGGTAGCTTGATTGGTGTCAGCTGTTTCACCATCGCAAGTGCAAGGACGActgtagctacatattcatacaatccggatggtcaagtcaggtGTTCGGTCTATGCATGAATGTAGTGTTCGGACATAACTATTTAAGTGTTCAGTTTGTATATGTTTGCTTGTATTCGATTTTGGTATGCAGTAGTGTTCGGTTCTGCATTGTTTGAACTTGTGCAAATTGTATGTATGTGTATgcaattaaattacattagcttacccttatttctTGTTGTGTTCATGTTCCTGTTGGGTTCTtctcttgcaatgatcacctttgggtgtgagcagagaTAGAGGAGTGCTCGGTGGAGCAAGgtttggaagaagaagagagaccAGCCGTTTAGTATCTTACTGTTAATCTTGTTAATAGTGGTGTATAAACCGGTCGGTTAGGTACATAGTTTTATAGTAGTATaagaattttgtaaagtttaaattttatagttattttgtaataactgtaagattaactttattttcctgtaactgttttaatatattattatatgtttgcTCTTGcatatagttttatattatatttttgggatgttacctCATTTGTTTATCATCCAATTGTTAATTTACATAACTAATAAAGAAATTTGGCgaacaaataaaatgaaaagataaatcaGTGcgaaaaaaagtattatttattttcccaaaaacataataaaaatataaaagaaaaggaaatgaaaaatattttctttcccTCAGCATAGAGCAACAAACTTAAGGCTACGCATGCAAGCATGTGggaattaaagaaaattggTGGTGCAACTAACAAAAGAGGTAGTATCAATTGGGTAAGGTGAAATCCCTTTAAgcaattaattataaattaccCGTTAAAAAGATCTTAGAATTCTAATGCAAAAAGTACGTGATTGTAAAATCTGGTATATTTGATAGATGCAATTAAAATTAGTtgtatattcaaaatatttaaaagctaaaacaattaaaatatgtaattagtgtgattaatctaaataattataagggtgttgctcccttcaccaccaccctatacttcctccacctctccacattattttaaatacaattatatccttaagttaaaatttgttttacttttaccctattttaaataatttgaaaccctaattttacttttccagCACCCACCCACAGAACTCTTTTCCCCTTTCGCCACTTttgtttcacctccccacctcccacacttccatttctttttcttcccagttttttttttggtttgaaagcttccattgccgccgtggtgtgaaggagtgtcgccgccgtggtgtggaggaacatcgaggaacgtccagagcatcaaccagcgtggGGAAGTACACATCAACGGAGCTCtaacctaataaaacaaactctaaaataaaaaacgtaacctagGTGACAttttcaacggatgtcaacatccgtttaaggtaaaacagatgtcgacatccgtttttccttaaatggatgttgacatctgttgaaggatgttgacatccgcttaaaggatgtcacctccgtttaaaggttacgttttttatttcaaggtttattcgaatacgaggaaaCACTCCACGCACTacaccactccacgcactgcaccacgagagggagactgcttgataattctttccaccaccaccaacctttgcaacttgtagtatctcacaacgacgaaagaaagagaggaagaaatataatgttaaaatgaaagaaaagtattttactgaaactagaataggttattaatgaaataggttgtgaatgggtaaaattaaaaaataataaccttaaaaataaaattttactgaagaacaaaatagtaaaagaaaggTGGAGGGaaaaaggtgtggtggtggagggatcAAAACCCTGAttataaataggtttaatacctattttggtccctcttttcgtagggtctgttcaaagtggtcctcctttttttcaaaagttcactaacatcctacttttcgcaaaaacgatgcacgttagtcctttttggttacggcgttaaaaagactaacggCACAGCTGCCCAGCTGGCACAAAACTACTGAGTTGTACAGTTTTGGTTGAGGTGGCATTGTGAATTGCTGATTCATCCTGAAAGCAAAGGGATTCATGGTTGGTTGTTCCCAAATTAAAAAGCAAAGTTAGGGTTGTTGGTGATTGGTGCTACATTTGTTCTCAAATCTAAAAGCAAAGGTTAAGTTGTTGGAGATTTGTGCTACtgttctgaaatttaaaagcaaagggttagggttagggATGACTTCATGACAAAGTTGTTCTTCCTGTTCGAAGGCAACGTCCAAAGGATTTTCGCAATCCTCACACGGTACTGTTTCGAGGGGAGTTAGGATAACCCCTATTTGTCACTGTGGTGATATTGCTGTAATGAAAGTTGCCAGAACTTCAAGGAATGCTGGGAGGAAATTTTGGGGATGTCGTCATTACAAGGTGTTTTGAATACCGTAGTGACTTTTATGTGTATTGgattttatgtgttttaacATTTTTGTGTTCTTGATGAATAATAGGGTGGATTTTCAACTGGGATGTCATGTAATTTTTTCAAGTGGTGTTCTGAGGACAACGCTGATGATAGAGATGGTACAATTGTGAGACAAAGCAACAGGATATGTGATCTGGAAAATAATGTGAAAGAGTTGCAGAGAAGGATAAAGTTCTTACTTGGAGttgtgtttgttgttattgtgttgAACATGATGATATTGTGGCTGTGTTTAGCTTGATCTTAGTTGTGCAATGTgcaatgtatgttttgttcatgtaaTGGCTTAGGTGTTTAGCATCATGTTTTGTTGATGTAATATCAGTTGTTGTAATATGAGTGAACAATCTGAGTTCATGCAATAAAGTTCGTTTTAGTCCCCCCTtcgttttaaaaatgttaaatgtgGTCCCTCTTTCGTTTAAAAATTGTTCAAGGTGGTCCCTTACGTATATGACTGTAATACATATTAAGGATACCTGGCACTACAAAATTAAAGTGCTTAATAACACTACAactataataacaattttaattaaagtgcTTAATAGCAGTACAAAATTCAAGTGCTTAATAAGAATACAACATACATAATTAAAGTGCTTAATAAGAATTCAACATACACAATTAAAGTACTTAATAAGAATTCAACATACACAATTAAAGTACTTAATAAGAGTACAAAATACATCCAAATACAtccaaattttcatttaaatctaTGGATCTTTTCttctaatatttaactttttccttCGTATTGGCTGACTTAAATCTTGGATGGAATCTTGACTTGGTTGTGGTGGGTGAGGAGATTGGGGACTTGATGGTTGTGAAGGTGCAAGGGGTTGTGAACTTTGTGCCTGTGCTGGTTCTGTTGGTTGGATGATGGCTGGACGTAAAGGGCACACTTTTTTGTTGTGCCCCAGTTCACGGCAGATGCTACATTTCTTTCGCTGCCCACCAACACTCATTTGGGTCCCATCTTTCGTTAGTTCCCATGGCtccattcttctttttttctttggtctcCCAGGCATGTTCCTCTTAAGTGGTGGCAGTACATCAGGAGAACTAGTTTTTTCCCATAAGAGGTGGTCATTCACAAGATAGATGATGGACGCATATGCCTCTTCGTATGTGGATTTCCTGAACCAAATTGGTATAAAAGTTTCTGGATCTACATTTGAATAGTTCATTGATGCAACTGCATGACAACATGGGATGCCACTGATCATCCACTTCCTGCAGCTACATTCTTCATTGTCCAGGTCCATTGTGAACTTGTTCCCAATGACTGAAACATGCCTAACCTCAAAAATCCTTCTTGCAGACCAGCTGAATAAATGAACATAAATAAGGCACATCAACAACTGGATATGAACATAAATAAGGCACAAGAACAATATTACCTTGGGATCCAATATCTTGACAAATTACATTCCTTCATAAGTCTCTTTTTGATCTTTGGACAAACATTGAAATCCATAGATGCCACCTTCGTTCTGTTTGTGGCCCATCTTTTCATCAAATACAGTCTAATATCTTCCAGCATGGTTATAATGGGTTTTCCTCTAGACTGAACAAGGACATTGTTGAATCCTTCACTGATGTTGTTATCCAGAGTATCACACATTGCTTGAGTTCTGAACCTACTTCTTGACCAATACCTATTGCACGAGAACGAAGAAAATTTGTTACCAAACATGAGTAATGCAGAATCTTTATGCATGTAATGGAAATAATGTACCTTGGGGGAATGACTATGAGGTATTTATATGCTTCTTCATTCACTGCTCTGATATTCAACATCTTTCTCTCCCAAGCTTGGGGGTATGTGCTTGTGGCAACcctccacatcaaattcttcaATATTTGACCCGAAAATCTTTTCCTAAAGTTAGCATAAAGGTACCTGATGCAGAATCTTTGTTCTGCCCTAGGCAAAAGCTCTTGGATAGCTGGCACCAACCCCTGCCAACCAACATCAACTTTTTAATCAAACACACATGATTAATAAagtatgaataataaaataatttaagtattgCATGTACCTTTTGCTGGTCAGACATCCACGTGTACGCCCAACAAACTTCATTGCCCCCAAGGTCTTCAACCAATAATTGCAAAAACCAGGACCAACTATCTTTATTTTCGACTTCAACTACTGCATATGCAAGGGGTAGCATTTGCTCATTTGGATCCCTCCCAACAGTAGTAAGCAGCTCTCCCTTATAAAGACCTTTCAAAAAACACCCATCTAAACAAATGATGGGCCTACAACTAATAAAACTGTCCTTACATGCTTTAAGACAAACATAACATCTCTCGAATATGGACTGACCATTATCACTGTTCACTTTAACCTTAACCGTTGACCCTGGGTTACATCTCAATACCTCATGTGCGTAGTCATAAATCCTTCGAAATTGTTCTTTAAAATCCCCTTCACGTTCACTTGATGCCATTAACTTCGCCCTTCTTGCTTTAGAAATTGATACATTGGTGTTCCATTTCCTTAATGCTTTGGTACGTATGTCTTGGACCCTTATACTAGGATTCTCATGTAAAGACTTATCTATTTCATGACTCAACCacttactattcatcattttaatGTTCAGTTGCCTGCTGCAAGAATGAACATCAACAATCTTCCTTAACTGTCAAATCTTGCGTGTTGGCAAATACCCACAGTAAGCTACCCATGGACACTTTTTTTGCCCACCCATGCATCTCACCCTTACCCTACGGTTatcattttttacaaacttAAGAGCCCTCCCATCATGAATAACATAGCTTCTAATGGCTTCCTTAAACTCATCCTTATCGGTAAATATAGTACCAAGTTCCCATTTGTAATCTGACATTGACTTCTTTTTCCCAAATGTAGGAAAGGGACCTCTACTTGCTCTGTCCTCAGTTTCATCCTCCTCACTTCCATTATTATCTGGAGTTAACAGCACATCTGACTCTCATTCATCATCTAACAACCCCCTACCATGTCCTTGTGCTTCGTTATCACTGTCTTCCATGTTGTATTTTGAATCACTATTGTCCAAAGCAATAGTATGTGCTTCATCCTCAGGATccacttcaacttcttcctcattgtccacttccacttcttcctcactatccacttccacttcttcctcagTGTGCAGTTCTACTTCTTCCTCATTGTGCAGTTTTACTTCTTCCTCGCTATGcacttctacttcttcctcactatgaacttctacttcttcctcactgtgcacttctacttcttcctcactatgaacttctacttcttcctccACTCCACCCAGTTCCTCTGTGTCAACCTACACTCCATCATCTCTCTCCAAGTCACCACCACAGTGAAGAGGACCTTCCTCAACCTCCTGTTGCACTTCAACAGGACCTT
This sequence is a window from Vigna angularis cultivar LongXiaoDou No.4 chromosome 2, ASM1680809v1, whole genome shotgun sequence. Protein-coding genes within it:
- the LOC108327277 gene encoding uncharacterized protein LOC108327277; amino-acid sequence: MEDSDNEAQGHDNNGSEEDETEDRASRGPFPTFGKKKSMSDYKWELGTIFTDKDEFKEAIRSYVIHDGRALKFVKNDNRRLRKIVDVHSCSRQLNIKMMNSKWLSHEIDKSLHENPSIRVQDIRTKALRKWNTNVSISKARRAKLMASSEREGDFKEQFRRIYDYAHEVLRCNPGSTVKVKVNSDNGLYKGELLTTVGRDPNEQMLPLAYAVVEVENKDSWSWFLQLLVEDLGGNEVCWAYTWMSDQQKGLVPAIQELLPRAEQRFCIRYLYANFRKRFSGQILKNLMWRVATSTYPQAWERKMLNIRAVNEEAYKYLIVIPPRYWSRSRFRTQAMCDTLDNNISEGFNNVLVQSRGKPIITMLEDIRLYLMKRWATNRTKVASMDFNVCPKIKKRLMKECNLSRYWIPSWSARRIFEVRHVSVIGNKFTMDLDNEECSCRKWMISGIPCCHAVASMNYSNVDPETFIPIWFRKSTYEEAYASIIYLVNDHLLWEKTSSPDVLPPLKRNMPGRPKKKRRMEPWELTKDGTQMSVGGQRKKCSICRELGHNKKVCPLRPAIIQPTEPAQAQSSQPLAPSQPSSPQSPHPPQPSQDSIQDLSQPIRRKKLNIRRKDP